CAGGTGTCCTGCTCGGGCAGCCCTCCTGCGTGCCGCACCGCGCAACGGCACGGCGGTTTCTCGGAGTGAACGGACCGTCCGTCCAATCTCGTTGGGCAGACGGTCCGTTCACCCCGTGTCAGGTGTCCTGCCGAGCCCCGTGTGCGAGCAGCACTGGTACCGGGGCGTGACGGTTCCTGGAGTGAACGGACCGCTTGTCCAATCTGGTTGGGCAGACGGTCCGTTCACTCCGGTGCGTCAGGTCGTCGTCGGGTTCGGGATCGCGGGCAGGTCGACGTGGCCGTTGGAGATGAACGACGGGCGTTGCTCCAGTTCGGTGAACGCCGGGGTCAGGTCCGGGAAGCGGTCGAACAGCGCGGACAACCCGATGCGGGCTTCCAGCCGGGCCAGCTGGGAGCCGACGCAGAAGTGCACCCCGTGGCCGAAGCTGAGGTGCGCCGAATCGGAACGGGCCGGATCGAACAGCTCCCCGTCGGGGTAGTGCGCGGCGTGCCGGTTCGCCGCCAGCAGCCCGGCCACGATCGCCTCGCCCGCCCGGATCGCGTCGCCGCCGGGCAGTGCGATCTCCTCGACGGCGAAGCGCAGCGGCAGGTTCGCGAGCGGCGGCTGCCAGCGCAACGTCTCCTCGACGACCGCGTCCCAGCTCAGGTCGCCCGCTCGGACCGCGGCCAGGTGCCGGGGCTCGGTGAGCAGCTGCGCGATGGCGTGCCCGAGCAGGTTCACCGTCGTCTCGTGGCCCGCCGAGAACATCAGCATCAAGGTGTCGGTCAGCTCGCCGTCCGACAGGCGAGTCCCATCCTCGTCCCGCATCGCCAGCAGGTCGCTGGTCAGGTCGTCGCCCGGGGTCCGGCGGCGGGCGGCGACGTGGTCGCCGAACAACCGGTACAGGGTCTCCATCCCGGACACCATCTGCTCCGGGGTGGTCGTCGTGCTGAAGAAGGACTCCACCAGGCGGCGCATCTCGTCGAGGGCCGAGCGGTCGGTGATGCCGAGCAGTGAGCTGATCACCGCGACCGGCAACGGGTTCGCGAAGCGCTCGCGCAGGTCCACGGCCACACCCGGCGCGGCGGCGGCCACGTCGTCGAGCAGTTCGGTGGTGATCCGTTCGACGTGCGGCTGCAGCTCGCGGATGCGGCGGGCGGTGAACGCGGGTGCGATGAGAGCTCGGAGCCTGCGGTGCTCGGCGCCGTGCGAGTTGAACATGTTCCGCATCGAGACCCAGGTGTGCAGCGGCCAGTCCGGCGGCAGCTCGCGGTACGCGGGCCAGTGCCGGTGCGGATCCTTGGACACGCGGGGGTCGGCGAACAGGGACCGCAGCACGACCGGGTCGGTGACCAGCCACGCCTCCACCTCGCCGGGTAGCACCACGCGCGTCGCCGGACCTCGCCGGCTGAGGCGGGCCGCCTCGGCGTGCAGGTCGCTCCCGGTGGGGTCGAGCGGGTAGGGGCAGGTGGAAGGGTCCATCGATCGGCTCCGCGGTGTCGTCCTCGCACGTCGTGGATGACGCGAACCCAGCATGGGGCGATCAGGCTCCGCTCGGTGACCGTCGACGGGGTGAAGCTCCGTCGCCGTTCGGACGCATCGGTTCCACGCCCCGGCACGCCTGAACCCGTCCGAAGGCGGTGGACGGCGCCCGGGTGGGCGGGACTTCGCGGAGTGAACGGACCGTTCGTCCAATCCCGTTGGACGAACGGTCCGTTCACTCAGATCGGAGCCCCGCTGGCGGCCCCCGGGTGAGCCCAGATGCGGGTGGCGAGGTTTTCGAGTGAACGGACCGTTTGTCCAGTCACGTTGGTCGAACGGTCCGTTCACTCGGTTCGGAGCCCTGCTGACGGCTCGGGCGATCGGTGTGTTGCGGGGCGAGCGGGTGGTGAGCTTTGTGAGTGAACGGACCGTTTGCCCAGTCGCGTTGGTCGAACGGTCCGTTCACTCCGGTCGGGTGTGAGCGATCCCCTGTGGTCGGGGTGGGGTGGGCGCGGTCCGGGGTGGGGATAATCGGGGTGTGTTCGATGCCGCTGTGCTGAATCCCTTGCTGACCCGCTACGCGTCCTGGCTGGCGATGCCGACGGAGCTGACCGCGGACACCTCCGACGAGGATCCGGAGCAGGTCGTGCTGATGCCGATGGTGCTGCGAATCGAGCGCGCCGAGCCGCCGCGCCGCACCGCGCTGCTGGAGGCCGCGGCGTCGGCGGCGCTCGCGGTGTGCCTGGACGAGCGGGCCAAGCCCGGCGGTGAGTGGCACGAGCCGGTGCACCACTGGATCTCGGGCCGCATCCGCAAGGTGTCGCGGCGGGCGCGGGGCGCGCACTGGGCGGCGGTGCAGGAGTTGCCGGGGCGCACGGTGGAGGTGGACGGAGCCGAGGTGCGGGCGTTCCTGCCGTCGCGGGTCGCGGACATGCCGAAGGAGCTGACGCGGCTGCAGATCTCCGGCAGCGAGCTCGACGCGGACGAGCCCGGCCCGCCCGCGGTGGGGGAGCCGGTGCTGTGGTTGAACCCGGACGTGGCGATGAGCGCGGGGAAGTCCGCTGCCCAGGTCGGTCACGCCACGATGTTCCTGGCTGCGTTGCTGCACGGCGAGCACCGCGATGACGAGGTGGCGCGGTGGTCGGCGGCGGGGCTGCCGTGCTCGGTCCGGGTGGCCGACGGGGCGACTTGGCGGCGGTTGCTGCCGGGCGAGGACGCGGAGACCGCGTGGCGCCGCCACGGTGTCGCGGCGGTCCGTGACGCGGGTTTCACCGAGATCGATCCCGGCACGGTCACCGTCCTCGCCCAGTGGCCGCGGCCGTCCGCAACGGCCTGAGCGGCGGCGTTCAGGCCGTGGGGTGCGGGCTGCTCGCGCGGCGCGCGTTCAGGACGGCGTCGAGGAGGTCGAGGATCTGCCTGCGGAGTTCGGGCAGGTCGCCCAGCGCTTCGTCCTCGATGGCGACCAGCACTCGTTCGTTGACCGAGGCCAGCAGCGACTGCCATTGCGCGGCGGTGAACTCGGCGTCCGCGGAGTTGCGGGCGAGCATTTCGGCCCACTGCCGGTACGCGTCCCGGCGGCGCCGCATCCCTTCCTGCCCGACGCGGACGATCTCGACGAGCAGCACCCGGGCCAGCTCCGGGTCGTCGAGGACGACGCGCAGGTAGACGTCCATGCCGGTGAGCATCCGGTGCTGCCCGTAGGGCTGGTCGCGGACGGCTTCGCTGATCGCGTCGACCAGTTTCGACGTGGCGGCCTCGTAGGCGTCGAGGAAGCACTCCTGCTTGTCCGCGAAGTGCTCGTAGAACGTGCGCCGCGAGACCTGCGCTTCGCGGACGATGTCGGCGACCTTCGCGCCGTCGTAGCCGTTCGCGGCGACGGCGCGGACCGCGCCGATGCGCAGCTTCCTGCGGTGGTGGTCCCACGCCCCTTCGGTGCGGGGGCCGGGCGGTAGCCGCGGGCCGCGCTCGGGAAACAGCGGGTCGACCTCGGTCATGCCTTCAAAATAGCGCCCCGGCCGCGTCCGATACGCGGCATTCGGGCTCGGTGCGGGCGGGCTCACGCCCGAGGCCGCGCATGAGTCCGCCCGAGAGCGTCTGCGACATCTCGTCGCGAAGGTCTGGCGGCCTGGAAGTCGTCAAGGCCAAGTGCTCTCGGGCGGCTCATCCGGGTGATCCCGGCAACGCCGATGCTCCCGCGGCACGAGGTGGCGGGCCAGGGTCGAAAGTCCCAGTTCAGCGAGCGGGTTCGCAGACGACGACCGGGATCGTGCGGTCGGTCCAGGACTGGTACGAGTCGAAATCGGCGTAGAGCTCCAAGAGCTTCGCCCACAGCTCGGCCCGTTCCGGTCCTTCGGCGACCCGTGCCCGCAGCCGCTGCACGTCCTTGCCGATTTGCACCGTGACCTCGGGGTTCGCGGTGATGTTGTGGTACCAGGCGGGATGCTTGGGCAGGCCGCCCTGGGAGGCGACGAGCACCACCCGCTGCCCGTCGCGCAGGTACAGCAGCGGCGTGGTGCGGTCCTGCCCGCTCTTGCGCCCGGTCGTGGTCAGCAGGCAGGTCGGCACCCCGCGCCGCCAGGCGCTGCCGATGCGCCACCGGCCGCCGACGCGCCCGCCGGTGGCGCGGTACGCGCGCACGTGCGCCTGCGACATCACCCGCATCACCTTGGGCACCAGCGGGGAATCGAGCTGCCGCGGTCTGCGCATGGCGAGTCCTCCTGCTCCTCGGCCTGGACGGACCGAGCAGGTCCGTCGGTGGCAAGCGGTGCTTTCGGCTGTGCGGCGGGGAGTCCGCGTCCTTGGGTCTCGGCCAAACGCTTGCTAGGGTCATTGAAGCAGCTGCAGCAAGGCGCGTCGATCTCCATCCGGGCTCCGTCCACGCATCGCCGCCGCGGGCTCCGCCGAACCCCGGCGCGGAGAGGAAATTCCTTGCGACACGGCATCGTGCTGTTCACCAGTGATCGCGGGATCACGCCGGGACCGGCCGCGCAGGCGGCCGAGCAGGCCGGTTTCGACACGTTCTACGTCCCCGAGCACACCCACATCCCGATCAAGCGGACGGCCGCGCACCCCGGTACCGGTGGCGCCGACCTGCCCGACGACCGCTACCTGCGCACCTTGGACCCCTGGGTGAGCCTGAGCGCCGCGGCCGCGCTGACCTCGCGGATCCGGCTGGCCACGGCGGTGGCGCTGCCGGTCGAGTCCGATCCGATCACGCTCGCCAAGACGATCGCCTCGCTGGACTGGCTCTCCGGCGGGCGGGTCGTGCTCGGGGCGGGGTTCGGCTGGAACACCGATGAGCTAGCCGACCACCACGTGCCCGCGCACCGGCGGCGGGCCGCGCTGCGCGAGCACCTCGAGGCGATGCGCGCGCTGTGGACCGAGGAAGAGGCCTCCTACTCCGGCGAATTCGTCCACTTCGGACCGTCGTGGGCGTTCCCGAAGCCCGCGCGCATCCCCGTCCTGATCGGCGCGGGCGCGGGACCGAAGACGTTCGCCTGGATCGCCGCGCACGCCGACGGCTGGATCACGACGCCCGCCGACACCGACGTGGCCGCGAACGCGGAGCGGTTGCGCGCGGCGTGGACGGGGGCGGGGCGGACCGGTGCACCGGAGATCCACGTGCTGGCGACCCGCAAACCGACGCCGGACCTGCTCGCGGAATGGGCGGGCTGCGGCGTCACCGAAGCGATCTGGGGACTGCCGGACAAGTCCGCAGACGAGGTGCGGGCGTTCCTCCCCCGGCACGCCGAGCGGCTCGGCATCGGCCCTCCGGCACCGGGGGAGTGAGCGTGGTCCGTCAGTCGTCGCCGACGCCGCGGGCCGCGAGCGCCTCGCCCAGCTCGTCGGAGTGGCGCAAGGTGCGGACCAGGAACGGGACCGCGAACGCCGACAGCGATCGCTCGGCGTTGCGGGCGCGCTGCGCCTCGCGGGTCTCCGTCGCGATGCTCGACAGGGCCGTGACGGCCTGCAACGTCAGCCCCACCAGCAGGCCCACCCGCTCCGGGCGGACGCCGACCCGGCGCAGCGGCCCGAGCCCGCGCTCCACCGCGGTGACCAGGTCGTCCACCCGGGTGGTGAGGGTGAACAGGTTGGCGGCGCCGAGTGCGGCGACCAGCCGCAGCGCCACCACCGCGGCCTGGTCCGGACCGAGCATCCACCACTGCAGCAGGAAGATCACCGCGAGCAGCGGCAGCAGCAACCGGGAGGCCTGCCAGCACCGGCGCGGCGGGATCCGGGCGAGCGCGTAGCCCGCGACCACGACCGCCGCCACCACGGCCAGCGGCAGCGCCGAACCGAGCAGGAAGATCAGCACCGCGAAGCCGAGCAGCAGCACGAACTTCACCCCGGCAGGCGTCCGGTGCACCGGGCTGGACCCGGGTTCGTACAGGCCGAGGGGGCTCACCCGATCAGCTCCCGGTAGTGCGACAGCGCGGCCTCCGGGACGTCGTCGGCGACGATCCGCCCCTGGTCGAGCACCACGACCCGGTCGAAACCGTCCAGCAGGTGCAGGTCGTGGGTCACCAGCACCACCTGCTGCGGCAGCTCCCGCAGCAGCTCCATGAAGTGGCGCTTGTTGCGCAGGTCCAGCAGCGTCGTCGGCTCGTCGCAGACCAGCACGTCCGGTTCCAGCACCAGCATCGAGCACAGCGCCAGCAGCTGCTTCTGCCCGCCGGAGAGCTGGTGCGCGGGGTGCTCGGCGTAGCCCGCGAGGCCGTGCCGGGCCAGCACCTCGGCGGCCCGGCGTTCCCGCTCGACTTTCGGGATGCCGTGCCTGCGCAATGAGAACGCCACGTCCTCACCGGCGGTCGGCATCACGATCTGGCTGTCCGGATTGGTGAACACGAAACCGACGCGCTTGCGCACCGCGCGCCCGTCGCGCGCCGGGTCGAGCCCGTCGACCAGCACCCGGCCGCTCGTCGGCGCCACCAGGCCGTTGATCATGCGGGCCAGCGTGGACTTGCCGGAGCCGTTCGCTCCGACGAACGCCACCCGCTTCTCGCCCAGCCGCAGATCGACGCCCTCCAGCACCGAGTGCTCGCCGTAGGCGTGCGCGATGTTCTCGAACTCGATCAATCCACTCGCTCCCACACCGTCGCCACGCCCAGCCCTCCGCCGGAGGACAAGGCCGCCACCCCGGTGCGCGGCCCGTTCTCGCGCACCATGCGGCTGAACAATCGCACCACCAGGACCGCGCCCGACGCTCCCCAGGGGTGGCCGAGCGCGATGGCGCCGCCGTCCGGGCTCACGACGCGCTCGTCGATGCCTGCCGCGTCCGCGCAGGCCAGCACCTGCCCGGCGAAGGCCTCCGTGAACTCGACGAGCTCCGGAACCGGACGATCCCGCAGCACGTGGCGCAGCGCGGGCACCGCGCCCAGGCCGAGGCGGTTCGGATCCACGCCCGACGTGCGCTCGGCGACCAGGCGCAGCCCCGGCACGCCCAGGCGGCGGCGTTCCCGCTCGGTGGTGAGCAGCACGGCCGCGGCCCCGTCGCTGACGCCGCAGGAGTTCGCGGCGGTCGCGGTGCCGTCGGGGGTGAACGCGGGCCGGAACCGCGCCAGCCGCTGCGGGACGAACCCGCGCCGGGGCCGTTCGTCGCGCCCACCGCCCACGTCGACCAGTTCCGCGTCGAACCGGCCCGCGTCCTGCGCGGCGACCGCGCGGGCGTGGCTGCGCGCCGCGAACTCGTCCTGCCGCTCGCGGGAGATCCCGGCCTCGGCCGCGACCACGTCCGCCGCCGGACCCATGTCCGGATCGCCGAGATCGGCGGGCGCGAACGGGGCGCGCGAGTAGAACCGCGGCGGTTCCCCAGCGGACCGCGGCCGGTGCGCCCGCCACGGCGCGGTCGACGCGCTCTCCACCCCGCCCGCCAGGTAGTGCTCACCGGCGCCGCCGCGCAGCATCGCGGCGGCCGTGAGGATCGAGCTGAGGCCGCTGGCGCACTGCCGGTCCACCGTCATGCCGGGGACGCCGACCCCGAACCCGGCGCGCAACGCCGCCACCCGCGCCGGATTGCCGCCCGGCCCCATCACGTTGCCGAGCAGCACGTCGTCCACCGACTCCAAGCCCGCATCGTGCAGGGCGGCGGTGAGCACGGGCGCGGCGAGCCGTTCCGCGGTCAGGTTCCGCAGCACGCCGCCCACCTCGCCGATGGGGCTGCGCCGAGCGGCGATCACCACCGGGTCGCGATCGTTCACCGCAGCTCCTCCGCGTCGAGAGCGCTCTCGCGCAGCGCCTCGGCGATGTCGGCGCGCGCCGGTTTGCCGGAGCCGGTGCGGGGCAGGGCGGACATCGCGAGCCAGCGCCTCGGCCGCTTCGCGGGTTCCAGGTGGCGCGTCCCGGCGCGCAGCTCGGCGCGCGTCGGCGCGGCGAGCGGGTCAACCTCCAGCACGGCCGTGACCAGCGCGCCGAGCCGCCGGTGCGGCGTGCCCGCCACCACCACGTCCCGCACGCCGCCGCAGGCGCGCAGCGCCGACTCGACCTCTTCGGCGACGACGAGGGAGCCGCCGGTGCTGATCGTGGAACCGGTCCGGCCCAGCACGCTCACCGTGCCGTCCTCGTGGCGCACCGCGCGGTCGCCGACGCTGGACCAGCCCGGTTCCGCCGCGTCGAGCACGCCGCGGCGCAGGTGGCCGACGAAGGTCAGCTCCGAGCGGACCCACAGCACGCCGCCGGTCTCCGCGGGCAGCGAATTCCCCGCCGCGTCCCGGACGTCGACGTCCACCAGCGGGCGCAACCGCGGCGCACCGCGGCGCGCGGCGATCAGCGAATGCTCCGCGGAGCCGTAGTACTCCAGCAGCTCGCAGCCCGGCAGCAGCCGCCGCAGCCGCTGCTCCAGCACGCCGTCCACCCCGGCGCCGCCGCAGACGATCAACCGCAGCGCGCATGCCGCGCGCAGCTCCGGGCGGCGCTCCCACACCGACAGCAGCGCGGCGAGCATCGCCGGAACCAGGTGAACCACGGTGGCGTCCCGGCACTGCTCGGCGGCGGCGGTCGCCGACCACTTCGGCAGCAGCCGCACCTCGCGGTCCTGGTGCAGGGAGTGCAGCGCCCCGAACAGGAACAACGAGGAGCTCAGCGGTCCGGGCACCAGCACCACGTCGTCGCGGCGCAGCGCCACGTCCAGCGCCGCGAAGCTCGCCAGCCACGACGCGCGGGTGCGGACCAGCACCTTCGGCGAGCCGCTGCTGCCGGAGGTCGTGGGCAGGTAGAACTGCGTGCGCTCATCACCGCGCGCCGCGACGGGCTCCGCCTCCGCAGGAGCGCCCGACACGACCGCACCGGGACTCGCGTCGGCCAGCACCGACTCCGGACGCGACCACTCCGGGCCCACGACCAGCGTCGCCGCGCCCGCCAAGTCCGCGCCCAGCAGCCAGCACAGGCGGTGCACCGGATTCGGCTCGTCCACCGCGATCCGCGCCACCCCGTCCAGCCGCCGCGCGGCGCCGTGCGCGCGGCGCAGCAGCTCCGCGCCGGTGAGCGCGGTCCCCGGCGACGACACCCCCGCCGTGAGCGGGCCGGTGCCCAGGATCGGCGGGATCATTCAGCTCCCGGCCGGGCGGGACGTCGCGACCGGCAGCGCGCGGTGCACAGCCGCCGCCACCAGCGACACCAGCACCAGCTTCACCGTGTCGCCCGGCAGGAACACCAGCGACTGCACCGCGGCGGCACCGAGATCACCCGTGAACGCCGCCCAGTACGGGATGCCCACCAGGTAGTCCACCGCGATGCCCGCGAAGTTCGCCACCAGCAGCAGCGGCAGACCCGGGCGCGGCAGCCCGCGCTGGACGATCAACCCCACCACGACCGCCGACAGCAGCCAGCCCAGCACGAACCCGCCGCTCGGGCCCGCGAACGGGGCGATGCCGCCGCGCCCGCCCGACAGCAGCGGCAGGCCGATCGCCACCAGGGCCAAGAACAGCAGCACCGACGCGCCGGCGCGCCGGGCGCCGAGGATGCTGCCCGCCAGCAGCGGCCCCATGTTCTGCAGCACCACCGGTACCGCGGCGCCCGCGATGAACAGACCGGGGAACAGTCCGAGCACGGCGATGAACGCCGCGAACACCACTGTCCTGGCCAGGTCAGCGGCCGGTTGGGCGGTGCGTTGTCCAGGCACGACGACTCCTCACGCCGATCACGGGTCGATGCGAACGTACCCGGCTCACCACTGGGAACAGAAAAGTTCCGACCACATTGTGGACGCCCCACACCCCGCCCCCGCCCACCCGGAGACCCAGCCCACACCAGCCCCACCCGCGATCGGAGTGAACGGACCGTTCGTCCAATCCCCTTGGACGAACGGTCCGTTCACCCCACGTCGAGCACGGCCTCCGCACCGTCGGCTCCCGCTGCGATCCGGAGGCCGGATTGAGTGAACGGACTGTTCGTCCAATCCCGTTGGACAAGCGGTCCGTTCACTCCGAGAAGCTCCGCCGATCGGTGAGCGCTGCCGGAGTGGGGGCCGGGTTGAGTGAACGGACTGTTCGACCGATGCCGTTGGACAAGCGGTCCGGTCGCTGCGCGAAGCTCCGCGCCGATCAGTGAGCGTGGCCGTGGCCGGTTGAGTGAACGGACTGTTCGTCCAATGCCGTTGGACGAACAGTCCGTTCACTCGCATCGGCGTTCCGTCGCTGTGGCGCTGCGGTGTGCCGGGGACGGTGGGGTTTTGAGTGAACGGACCGTTTGCCTGATCTCGTTGGTCGAATGGTCCGTTCACTCCGGGGGAGCGAGGCGTGGCGCGGGCAGGGTGGGCGGACCGTTCGTCCAGTGCCGTTGGACGAGCGGTCCGTTCACTCCGGGGAGCGGGCGTCAGGTGGTGGCGTTGAGGCGGGTGAGGGCGCCGCGGACGACCTGCGGGTCGTAGGTGGTCCAGAACGGCGGCAGCGACGCGCGCAGGAATCCGCCGTAGCGGGCGGTGGCCAGCCTCGGGTCGAGCACGGCGATCACGCCGCGGTCGTTCGAGGACCGCAGCAGCCGCCCGGCGCCTTGGGCGAGCAGCAGCGCGGCGTGGGTGCCCGCGACGGTGAGGAAGCCGTTGCCGCCGTGCGCCGACACGGCCTTCTGCCGCGCCGAGGCCAGCGGATCGTCGGGCCGCGGGAACGGGATCCGATCCATGATCACGAGTTGCAGCGATTCGCCGGGCACGTCCACGCCCTGCCACAGCGACAGCGTCCCGAACAGCGAGGTCTCCGGGTCGGCCGCGAACTTGGCGACGAGCTGCGCCGTGTTGTCCTCGCCTTGGCACAGCACGGGGGTCTTGAGCCGTTCCCGCAGTTCCTCCGCGGCCTGCCGCGCGGCGCGCATCGAGGAGAACAGCCCGAGGGTGCGCCCACCGGCGGATTCGACGAGTTCGGTGAGCTCGTCGAGGTATTCCGGCGGCAGCCCGTCCCGTCCCGGCTGCGGCAGGTGCCGGGCGATGTAGAGGATGCCGCTGCGCTGGTGCTCGAACGGTGAGCCGACGTCGAGCCCGGTCCACTTCGGCCCGCCGGTGTCCGACGGGGGTTCCTTGCCGCTGGCCATGTCGGCGGCGGGCGCCGCCTTGCGCTCCGGCGGCAGCCCCCATTGCCGGGCGAGGGTGTCGAAGGAGCCCCCGAGCGCCAGCGTCGCCGAGGTCAGCACCGTGGTGCGCTGCCCGAACAGCCGCTCGCGCAGCAGTCCGCCGACGCCGAGCGGCGCGACCTTCATCGTCGGCGGCCGGTTCGGTTCGCTGCTGATCCACACCACGTCGCGGCGCTGCCCTTCGGGCTCGTCGAACGCGTCGAGCAGCCGCACGGCGTTGTCGTGGAGTTCTTCGGTGAGCGCGAGGGCGAGCTTGCGGGCGCTGCTGCCTTCGGGATCTTCCTTGCGCTCCGGCCCGAGCGCGGTCATGCACGCGGCGGACGCGTCGCGCAGCGCGGTGAGCGAGCCGCCGAGCGCCTGCGGCATCTCCTCGAGCCGTTGCGGGCGGGCGTCCTGGAGGACGAGTTCGATGCCTTCGGCGGCCTCGTCGAGGCGGTCGGCGATGCTCTGGTCGATGGCCCGGCCGCAACGCCGCGCGGCGAGCTTCGCCTGGTTCGCGGACAGCTCCCCGGTGGCGGCGGAGGTGACCCGGTCGACTAGGTCGTGCGCCTCGTCGATCATGACCACGTCGTGCTCGGGCAGCACGGGCCGGTCGTCGAGGGCGTCGATGGCGAGCAGCGCGTGGTTGGTGACGACGACGTCGGCCCGGCCCGCTTCGCCGCGGGCGCGTTCGGCGAAGCAGTCGGTGCCGATGGGGCAGCGGTGCACGCCGAGGCATTCCTTCGCGGTCACCGACAGCTGCCGCCACGCCTGGTCGGTGACACCGGGCACGAGCTCGTCGCGGTCCCCGGTGTCGGTTTCGGTGGACCACTCGCGGATCCGCTTGATCTGGCGTTCCAGCGCGGAAGCGGCGAACGGGTCGAACAGCGCGCCCTCTTCGGGTTCTTCGGGGGCGCCGCCGTGGATCCGGTTGAGGCACAGGTAGTTGCGGCGGCCCTTGAGGATCGCGAACGTCGGCGGCCGTCCGAGCGCGTCGGCGAGCGCCTTCGACAGCCGGGGCAGGTCGCGGTCGACGAGCTGGCGCTGCAGCGCGATGGTCGCCGTGGAGATGACGACGGTGGTCGCTTCGACCACGGCGTGCCGGATGGCGGGCACCAGGTAGGCGAGCGATTTCCCGGTGCCGGTCCCGGCTTGCACCGCGAGGTGCTCACCGGAGCCGATGGAGTGCTCCACGGCCGCCGCCATCCGCGACTGCCCTTCGCGCTCGGAGCCGCCGACGGACCCCACGGCGATCCCGAGCAGCGTCGCCAGGTCGGGGATCTGCTCCGGTGGTTTCGCGGTGATCG
This window of the Saccharopolyspora gloriosae genome carries:
- a CDS encoding ATP-dependent DNA helicase, which gives rise to MPGSVPQWSDPDVFELDETDELPPEIAADLALKGAPGDKKRRRDEPITAKPPEQIPDLATLLGIAVGSVGGSEREGQSRMAAAVEHSIGSGEHLAVQAGTGTGKSLAYLVPAIRHAVVEATTVVISTATIALQRQLVDRDLPRLSKALADALGRPPTFAILKGRRNYLCLNRIHGGAPEEPEEGALFDPFAASALERQIKRIREWSTETDTGDRDELVPGVTDQAWRQLSVTAKECLGVHRCPIGTDCFAERARGEAGRADVVVTNHALLAIDALDDRPVLPEHDVVMIDEAHDLVDRVTSAATGELSANQAKLAARRCGRAIDQSIADRLDEAAEGIELVLQDARPQRLEEMPQALGGSLTALRDASAACMTALGPERKEDPEGSSARKLALALTEELHDNAVRLLDAFDEPEGQRRDVVWISSEPNRPPTMKVAPLGVGGLLRERLFGQRTTVLTSATLALGGSFDTLARQWGLPPERKAAPAADMASGKEPPSDTGGPKWTGLDVGSPFEHQRSGILYIARHLPQPGRDGLPPEYLDELTELVESAGGRTLGLFSSMRAARQAAEELRERLKTPVLCQGEDNTAQLVAKFAADPETSLFGTLSLWQGVDVPGESLQLVIMDRIPFPRPDDPLASARQKAVSAHGGNGFLTVAGTHAALLLAQGAGRLLRSSNDRGVIAVLDPRLATARYGGFLRASLPPFWTTYDPQVVRGALTRLNATT